One Pseudomonas brassicacearum genomic region harbors:
- the clpA gene encoding ATP-dependent Clp protease ATP-binding subunit ClpA, translating into MLNRELEVTLNLAFKEARSKRHEFMTVEHLLLALLDNEAAATVLRACGANLDKLKHDLQEFIDSTTPLIPVHDEDRETQPTLGFQRVLQRAVFHVQSSGKREVTGANVLVAIFSEQESQAVFLLKQQSVARIDVVNYIAHGISKVPGHGDHSEGEQDMQDDEGGESSSSGNPLDAYASNLNELARQGRIDPLVGREAEVERVAQILARRRKNNPLLVGEAGVGKTAIAEGLAKRIVDNQVPDLLANSVVYSLDLGALLAGTKYRGDFEKRFKALLGELKKRPQAILFIDEIHTIIGAGAASGGVMDASNLLKPLLSSGDIRCIGSTTFQEFRGIFEKDRALARRFQKVDVSEPSVEDTIGILRGLKGRFELHHNIEYSDEALRAAAELASRYINDRHMPDKAIDVIDEAGAYQRLQPVEKRVKRIEVPQVEDIVAKIARIPPKHVTSSDKELLRNLERDLKLTVFGQDAAIDSLSTAIKLSRAGLKSPDKPVGSFLFAGPTGVGKTEAARQLAKAMGIELVRFDMSEYMERHTVSRLIGAPPGYVGFDQGGLLTEAITKQPHCVLLLDEIEKAHPEVFNLLLQVMDHGTLTDNNGRKADFRNVIVIMTTNAGAETAARASIGFTHQDHSSDAMEVIKKSFTPEFRNRLDTIIQFGRLSHEVIKSVVDKFLTELQAQLEDKRVLLEVTDAARSWLAEGGYDVTMGARPMARLIQDKIKRPLAEEILFGELAEHGGVVHIDIKDGELTFDFETTAEMA; encoded by the coding sequence ATGTTAAACCGCGAGCTCGAAGTCACCCTCAATCTTGCCTTCAAGGAGGCTCGTTCGAAGCGTCATGAATTCATGACCGTCGAGCACTTGTTGCTGGCCCTATTGGATAACGAGGCTGCCGCCACCGTTTTGCGTGCCTGCGGCGCAAACCTCGATAAACTCAAGCATGATTTGCAGGAGTTCATCGACTCCACCACGCCCCTGATCCCCGTCCATGATGAGGATCGGGAAACCCAGCCTACCCTGGGCTTCCAGCGTGTCCTGCAGCGTGCTGTCTTTCATGTACAGAGCTCGGGCAAACGTGAAGTCACCGGCGCCAACGTGCTGGTTGCGATCTTCAGTGAACAGGAAAGCCAGGCGGTTTTCCTGCTCAAGCAGCAGAGCGTTGCACGCATCGATGTCGTCAACTACATCGCCCATGGCATCTCCAAGGTGCCCGGGCATGGCGATCATTCCGAGGGTGAGCAGGATATGCAGGACGACGAGGGCGGTGAGTCTTCTTCTTCGGGCAATCCACTGGACGCCTATGCCAGCAATCTGAACGAGCTGGCTCGCCAGGGACGCATTGATCCGCTGGTCGGGCGTGAGGCCGAGGTCGAGCGCGTTGCGCAGATCCTGGCCCGGCGTCGCAAGAACAACCCGTTGCTGGTGGGCGAGGCAGGCGTGGGCAAGACCGCGATTGCCGAAGGCCTGGCCAAGCGCATCGTCGACAACCAGGTGCCGGACCTGCTGGCCAACAGCGTGGTGTATTCCCTCGACCTGGGTGCCTTGCTGGCCGGTACCAAATACCGCGGCGATTTCGAGAAGCGCTTCAAGGCGTTGCTCGGCGAGCTGAAAAAACGTCCGCAGGCGATCCTGTTCATCGATGAAATCCACACCATCATCGGTGCCGGGGCTGCGTCCGGTGGCGTCATGGATGCCTCGAACCTGCTCAAGCCGCTGCTGTCTTCGGGCGATATCCGCTGCATCGGTTCGACGACGTTCCAGGAATTTCGCGGGATCTTCGAGAAGGACCGTGCCCTGGCCCGGCGTTTCCAGAAGGTCGATGTGTCGGAGCCTTCGGTGGAAGACACCATTGGCATCCTGCGCGGCCTGAAGGGGCGTTTCGAGCTGCACCACAACATCGAATACAGCGATGAAGCCCTGCGCGCGGCGGCTGAGCTGGCCTCGCGCTACATCAATGACCGGCACATGCCGGACAAGGCCATCGATGTCATCGACGAAGCGGGTGCCTATCAGCGCCTGCAACCCGTGGAGAAACGCGTCAAGCGCATCGAAGTGCCTCAGGTCGAGGACATCGTGGCGAAAATCGCACGGATTCCGCCTAAGCACGTCACCAGTTCCGACAAGGAGCTGCTGCGTAACCTGGAGCGTGACCTGAAGCTGACGGTGTTCGGCCAGGATGCGGCCATCGATTCGCTGTCGACGGCCATCAAACTGTCTCGCGCCGGTCTCAAGTCGCCGGACAAGCCTGTCGGTTCGTTCCTGTTCGCCGGTCCTACCGGTGTGGGCAAGACCGAGGCGGCACGGCAACTGGCCAAGGCGATGGGGATCGAGCTGGTCCGCTTCGACATGTCCGAGTACATGGAGCGTCACACCGTATCGCGTCTGATCGGTGCGCCTCCGGGCTATGTCGGTTTCGATCAGGGCGGCCTGTTGACCGAAGCCATCACCAAGCAACCGCACTGCGTATTGCTGCTCGACGAAATCGAGAAGGCGCATCCGGAAGTCTTCAACCTGCTCCTGCAGGTGATGGACCACGGTACGCTGACCGATAACAACGGGCGCAAGGCGGACTTCCGCAACGTGATCGTCATCATGACCACGAACGCCGGTGCCGAAACCGCGGCGCGCGCTTCGATCGGTTTCACCCATCAGGACCACTCGTCCGATGCGATGGAAGTGATCAAGAAGAGCTTCACGCCTGAATTCCGCAACCGCCTGGACACCATTATCCAGTTTGGTCGCCTCAGCCATGAGGTCATCAAGAGCGTGGTGGACAAGTTCCTTACCGAACTTCAGGCGCAGCTCGAAGACAAGCGTGTACTGCTGGAAGTCACCGATGCGGCCCGTAGCTGGCTGGCGGAGGGTGGTTACGATGTGACGATGGGGGCCCGACCAATGGCTCGCCTGATCCAGGACAAGATCAAGCGTCCGCTGGCCGAGGAAATCCTCTTTGGCGAACTGGCCGAACATGGCGGTGTGGTTCACATCGACATCAAGGACGGCGAACTGACCTTCGACTTCGAAACCACGGCCGAAATGGCCTGA
- the infA gene encoding translation initiation factor IF-1, giving the protein MSKEDSFEMEGTVVDTLPNTMFRVELENGHVVTAHISGKMRKNYIRILTGDKVRVELTPYDLSKGRITYRAR; this is encoded by the coding sequence ATGTCGAAAGAAGACAGCTTCGAAATGGAAGGCACTGTCGTCGACACCCTGCCCAACACCATGTTTCGTGTGGAGTTGGAAAATGGGCACGTCGTAACCGCGCATATCTCCGGCAAGATGCGCAAGAACTACATTCGTATTCTTACCGGTGACAAAGTGCGCGTCGAGCTGACGCCCTATGACTTGAGCAAAGGGCGCATCACTTACCGCGCTCGCTAA
- a CDS encoding arginyltransferase — protein sequence MTELARLKFYATQPHSCSYLPEEQATTLFLDPSQPMDVHVYADLSEMGFRRSGDHLYRPHCQHCNACVPARIPVAQFIPNRQQKRIFKRNADLQVRPAKPQFSEEYFDLYQRYIEQRHADGDMYPPSRDQFSTFLVRDLPFSRFYEFRLEGRLVAIAVTDLLPNGLSAVYTFYEPNEERRSLGRFAILWQINEALRLGLEAVYLGYWIKNCKKMNYKTQYRPIELLINQRWVVLS from the coding sequence ATGACCGAGTTGGCGCGTTTGAAGTTCTATGCCACTCAGCCCCATTCCTGCAGTTACCTGCCCGAGGAGCAGGCCACGACGCTGTTCCTCGACCCTAGCCAGCCCATGGATGTGCATGTCTACGCAGACCTGTCGGAGATGGGCTTTCGGCGCAGCGGCGATCACCTCTACCGGCCCCATTGCCAGCATTGCAATGCGTGCGTTCCCGCGCGCATCCCTGTGGCCCAATTTATCCCCAATCGCCAGCAGAAACGCATTTTCAAACGCAATGCCGATCTTCAGGTCCGGCCGGCCAAGCCGCAGTTCAGCGAAGAGTATTTCGACCTGTACCAACGCTACATCGAGCAACGCCACGCCGATGGCGACATGTACCCACCCAGCCGCGATCAGTTTTCGACCTTCCTGGTGCGCGACCTGCCGTTTTCCCGCTTCTATGAATTCCGCCTCGAAGGACGACTGGTGGCCATTGCCGTCACGGACTTGCTGCCCAACGGGCTTTCAGCGGTGTACACCTTCTATGAGCCGAACGAAGAACGGCGCAGCCTGGGGCGCTTTGCCATCCTTTGGCAAATCAACGAAGCCCTGCGCCTGGGACTGGAAGCGGTGTACCTGGGCTACTGGATCAAAAACTGCAAAAAAATGAATTACAAAACCCAATATCGACCCATTGAACTGCTGATTAACCAGCGATGGGTTGTCCTGAGTTAG
- the aat gene encoding leucyl/phenylalanyl-tRNA--protein transferase yields the protein MLTWLQRNTFDFPPLAKAMREPNGLLAAGGDLSADRLIQAYRHGCFPWFSEGQPILWWSPDPRTVLFPDELHVSRSLGKLLRKQRYEVTFDTDFAAVIKACAEPRDYADGTWITDAMQTAYLDLHRRGFAHSVEVWDRGLLVGGLYGLAMGQLFFGESMFSRADNASKFGFATLVQHLKAAGFVLIDCQMPTEHLHSLGARSIPRDEFAGYLKAHLDLPNHATWVC from the coding sequence ATGCTGACTTGGTTACAACGCAACACTTTCGATTTCCCGCCACTGGCAAAAGCCATGCGCGAACCCAACGGATTACTGGCCGCCGGTGGCGATCTGTCCGCCGATCGGTTGATCCAAGCCTATCGCCACGGCTGCTTCCCGTGGTTTTCCGAGGGCCAACCGATCCTGTGGTGGTCTCCGGACCCTCGCACCGTACTGTTTCCCGACGAACTGCATGTCTCCCGCAGCCTGGGCAAGCTATTGCGCAAGCAGCGCTATGAAGTGACCTTCGACACGGATTTTGCGGCGGTCATCAAGGCCTGCGCGGAGCCACGGGACTATGCCGACGGCACCTGGATCACCGACGCCATGCAAACCGCCTATCTGGACCTGCATCGGCGCGGCTTCGCCCACAGCGTGGAGGTCTGGGACCGAGGCCTGCTGGTGGGCGGCTTGTACGGCCTGGCCATGGGGCAGTTGTTTTTTGGCGAATCCATGTTCAGCCGTGCCGACAACGCGTCGAAATTCGGCTTCGCGACGCTGGTCCAACACCTCAAGGCGGCCGGTTTTGTACTGATCGACTGCCAGATGCCCACCGAACACCTGCATAGCCTGGGCGCGCGGTCGATTCCACGCGACGAATTCGCGGGCTATCTAAAGGCACATTTGGACCTACCCAACCATGCGACATGGGTTTGCTGA
- a CDS encoding DNA translocase FtsK, whose product MKKSTAAPKTVVPLWRQQLHYRLKEGALIAIGALCLFLMMALLTYGKDDPGWSHNSKIEDVQNFGGPAGSYSADILFMVLGYFAYIFPLLLAIKAYQIFRQRHEPWLWSGWLFSWRLIGLVFLVLSGAALAHIHFHAPTGLPAGAGGALGESLGDLARNALNIQGSTLLFIALFLFGLTVFTDLSWFKVMDVTGKITLDLIELIQGAMNRWWAARTERKQLVAQLREVDDRVHDVVAPTTPDKREQAKVKERLIEREQALSKHMSEREKQVPPVITMAPAKPPEQSKRVQKEKQAPLFVDSAVEGTLPPISILDPAEKKQLNYSPESLAAVGHLLEIKLKEFGVEVSVDSIHPGPVITRYEIQPAAGVKVSRISNLAKDLARSLAVTSVRVVEVIPGKTTVGIEIPNEDRQIVRFSEVLSTPEYDNHKSPVTLALGHDIGGKPVITDLAKMPHLLVAGTTGSGKSVGVNAMILSILFKSGPEDAKLIMIDPKMLELSIYEGIPHLLCPVVTDMKDAANALRWSVAEMERRYKLMAKMGVRNLSGFNAKVKEAEEAGTPLSDPLYHRENIHDEAPLLHKLPTIVVVVDEFADMMMIVGKKVEELIARIAQKARAAGIHLILATQRPSVDVITGLIKANIPTRMAFQVSSKIDSRTIIDQGGAEQLLGHGDMLYMPPGTSLPIRVHGAFVSDDEVHRVVEAWKLRGAPEYNDDILNGVEEAGSGFEGSSGGGDDDAETDALYDEAVQFVLESRRASISAVQRKLKIGYNRAARMIEAMEMAGVVTAMNTNGSREVLAPGPMRD is encoded by the coding sequence TTGAAGAAATCCACCGCAGCACCCAAAACAGTCGTTCCGCTCTGGCGCCAGCAATTGCACTACCGGCTCAAGGAAGGTGCATTGATCGCCATCGGTGCCTTGTGCCTGTTCCTGATGATGGCCTTGCTGACCTACGGCAAGGACGATCCGGGCTGGAGCCATAACAGCAAGATCGAAGACGTGCAGAATTTCGGCGGTCCGGCCGGTTCCTACAGTGCCGACATCCTGTTCATGGTGCTGGGCTATTTCGCCTATATCTTCCCGCTGCTGCTGGCGATCAAGGCCTACCAGATCTTCCGCCAGCGCCACGAGCCATGGCTGTGGAGCGGCTGGCTGTTCTCCTGGCGCTTGATCGGCCTGGTGTTCCTGGTGTTGTCGGGGGCCGCGCTGGCTCATATTCATTTCCACGCGCCCACTGGCCTGCCGGCCGGGGCGGGCGGCGCCCTGGGGGAAAGCCTCGGCGACCTGGCCAGGAACGCCCTGAACATCCAGGGCAGCACGCTGCTGTTCATTGCCCTGTTCCTGTTCGGCCTGACGGTGTTCACCGACCTGTCGTGGTTCAAGGTCATGGACGTCACTGGCAAGATCACCCTCGACCTGATCGAGCTGATCCAGGGCGCCATGAACCGCTGGTGGGCGGCGCGCACCGAGCGCAAGCAACTGGTGGCGCAACTGCGGGAAGTCGACGACCGGGTCCACGACGTGGTGGCCCCGACGACGCCGGACAAACGCGAGCAGGCCAAGGTCAAGGAACGCCTGATCGAGCGTGAGCAGGCGTTGAGCAAGCACATGTCCGAGCGCGAGAAGCAGGTGCCGCCGGTCATCACCATGGCCCCGGCCAAGCCGCCGGAGCAGAGCAAGCGGGTGCAGAAAGAGAAACAGGCGCCGCTGTTCGTCGACAGCGCCGTCGAAGGCACCCTGCCGCCGATCTCGATCCTGGACCCGGCGGAAAAGAAACAGCTCAACTATTCCCCCGAATCCCTGGCGGCCGTTGGTCACCTGCTGGAGATCAAGCTCAAGGAGTTCGGTGTCGAGGTCTCGGTGGATTCGATCCACCCGGGTCCGGTCATCACCCGCTACGAAATCCAGCCGGCCGCCGGCGTGAAGGTCAGCCGCATCTCCAACCTCGCCAAGGACCTGGCGCGTTCCCTGGCCGTGACCAGCGTGCGGGTGGTGGAAGTGATTCCCGGCAAGACCACCGTGGGTATCGAGATTCCCAACGAAGACCGGCAGATCGTGCGCTTCTCCGAGGTGCTGTCGACGCCGGAGTATGACAATCACAAGTCGCCGGTCACCCTGGCCCTGGGCCACGACATCGGCGGCAAGCCGGTCATCACCGACCTGGCGAAAATGCCCCACCTGCTGGTGGCCGGTACCACCGGTTCCGGTAAGTCGGTGGGTGTGAACGCGATGATCCTGTCGATCCTGTTCAAGTCGGGTCCCGAAGACGCCAAACTGATCATGATCGACCCGAAAATGCTCGAGCTGTCGATCTACGAGGGCATTCCGCACCTGCTGTGCCCGGTGGTCACCGACATGAAGGACGCCGCCAACGCCCTGCGCTGGAGCGTTGCCGAGATGGAGCGCCGCTACAAGCTGATGGCGAAGATGGGCGTGCGTAACCTCTCGGGCTTCAACGCCAAGGTCAAGGAAGCCGAAGAGGCCGGTACGCCGCTGAGCGACCCGCTGTATCACCGCGAAAACATCCACGACGAAGCGCCGCTGCTGCACAAGCTGCCGACCATCGTGGTGGTGGTGGACGAATTCGCCGACATGATGATGATCGTCGGCAAGAAGGTCGAGGAGCTGATCGCCCGTATCGCCCAGAAGGCCCGTGCGGCCGGTATCCACTTGATTCTCGCGACACAGCGGCCGTCGGTGGACGTGATCACCGGCCTGATCAAGGCCAACATTCCGACCCGCATGGCGTTCCAGGTGTCGAGCAAGATCGACTCGCGGACCATCATCGACCAGGGTGGCGCCGAGCAGTTGCTCGGTCACGGTGACATGCTCTACATGCCGCCGGGCACCAGCCTGCCGATTCGCGTGCACGGTGCGTTCGTCTCCGACGATGAAGTGCACCGCGTGGTGGAGGCCTGGAAACTGCGCGGCGCCCCTGAGTACAACGACGACATCCTCAACGGTGTCGAAGAAGCCGGCAGCGGTTTCGAGGGCAGCAGCGGCGGTGGTGACGACGATGCTGAAACCGATGCGCTCTATGACGAAGCGGTGCAATTCGTTCTGGAAAGCCGCCGGGCCTCGATTTCTGCCGTTCAGCGCAAGCTGAAGATCGGCTACAACCGCGCCGCCCGCATGATCGAAGCCATGGAAATGGCCGGTGTAGTGACGGCGATGAACACCAACGGTTCGCGCGAAGTACTGGCGCCGGGCCCGATGCGCGACTAA
- the lolA gene encoding outer membrane lipoprotein chaperone LolA, which translates to MRLIRMLLLPVLALSTLSAHAGEKDVARLTQLLGGSQTLTARFSQLTLDGSGTQLQETAGDMALQRPGLFYWHTDAPAEQLMVSDGKKVSLWDPDLEQVTIKTLDHRLTQTPALLLSGDISEISQSFEITSKEAGGVIDFTLKPKTKDSLFDSLRLSFRNGLVNDMQLIDSVGQRTNILFTGVKANEPIAASKFKFDIPKGADVIQE; encoded by the coding sequence ATGCGCCTGATTCGCATGTTGCTGTTGCCCGTACTGGCCTTGTCTACTTTGTCGGCCCACGCCGGCGAAAAGGATGTGGCCCGCCTGACCCAATTGCTGGGGGGCTCCCAGACCCTGACGGCACGTTTCTCCCAGTTGACCCTCGATGGCAGTGGTACCCAATTGCAGGAAACCGCCGGCGACATGGCCCTGCAGCGTCCAGGCCTGTTCTACTGGCACACCGATGCGCCAGCCGAACAACTGATGGTCTCCGATGGCAAGAAAGTCTCCCTGTGGGACCCGGACCTGGAACAGGTGACTATCAAGACCCTCGACCATCGCCTGACCCAGACGCCGGCGTTGCTGCTCTCCGGCGACATCTCCGAGATCAGCCAGAGCTTCGAGATCACCTCCAAGGAGGCCGGGGGCGTGATTGACTTCACCCTTAAGCCCAAGACCAAGGACAGTCTGTTCGACAGCCTGCGCCTGTCGTTCCGCAACGGCCTGGTCAACGACATGCAACTGATCGACAGCGTCGGCCAGCGCACCAATATCCTGTTCACCGGGGTCAAGGCCAACGAGCCGATCGCCGCGTCCAAGTTCAAGTTCGACATCCCCAAGGGTGCCGATGTGATCCAGGAATAA
- the crcB gene encoding fluoride efflux transporter CrcB: MIPLILAVSAGGVAGTLLRFATGNWINANWPRHFYTATLAVNIVGCLLIGVLYGLFLMRPEVPIEVRAGLMVGFLGGLTTFSSFSLDTVRLLESGQVPLALGYAAISVFGGLLATWAGLSLTKL; encoded by the coding sequence TTGATCCCCTTGATCCTCGCAGTTTCCGCCGGCGGCGTGGCCGGTACATTGTTGCGTTTCGCCACGGGCAACTGGATCAACGCAAATTGGCCCCGGCACTTCTATACCGCGACGCTGGCCGTTAATATCGTGGGCTGTCTGCTGATCGGCGTTCTATACGGTCTGTTTTTGATGCGCCCGGAAGTGCCCATCGAGGTCCGTGCGGGCCTGATGGTCGGCTTTCTCGGCGGCCTGACGACTTTTTCATCCTTTTCACTGGATACGGTGCGCCTGCTGGAAAGCGGGCAGGTGCCGCTGGCCCTGGGCTATGCGGCCATCAGCGTATTCGGCGGGCTGCTCGCCACCTGGGCCGGCCTGTCCCTGACCAAACTTTGA
- the serS gene encoding serine--tRNA ligase encodes MLDSKLLRSNLQDVADRLASRGFALDVARIEALEEQRKTVQTRTEALQAERNARSKSIGQAKQRGEDIAPLMADVERMAGELSAGKVELDAIQTELDSILLGIPNLPHESVPVGEDEDGNVEVRRWGTPTTFDFPVQDHVALGEKFGWLDFETAAKLSGARFALLRGPIARLHRALAQFMINLHVTEHGYEEAYTPYLVQAPALQGTGQLPKFEEDLFKISRDGEADLYLIPTAEVSLTNIVAGEIVDAKQLPIKFVAHTPCFRSEAGASGRDTRGMIRQHQFDKVEMVQIVEPSKSMEALESLTANAEKVLQLLELPYRTLALCTGDMGFSAVKTYDLEVWIPSQDKYREISSCSNCGDFQARRMQARFRNPETGKPELVHTLNGSGLAVGRTLVAVLENYQQADGSIRVPEVLKPYMGGIEVIG; translated from the coding sequence ATGCTCGATTCCAAACTGTTACGTAGCAACCTTCAGGACGTAGCGGACCGCCTGGCATCCCGTGGCTTTGCCCTGGACGTCGCGCGCATCGAAGCGCTGGAAGAACAGCGCAAGACCGTCCAGACCCGCACCGAAGCCCTGCAGGCTGAACGTAACGCACGCTCCAAGTCCATCGGCCAGGCCAAGCAGCGCGGCGAAGACATCGCGCCGTTGATGGCCGATGTCGAGCGCATGGCGGGCGAATTGAGCGCGGGCAAGGTCGAGCTGGACGCGATCCAGACCGAGTTGGATTCGATCCTGCTGGGCATCCCGAACCTGCCTCACGAATCGGTGCCGGTCGGGGAAGACGAAGACGGCAACGTTGAAGTGCGCCGTTGGGGCACGCCGACAACCTTCGATTTCCCGGTTCAGGACCACGTGGCCCTGGGCGAGAAATTCGGTTGGTTGGATTTCGAAACCGCCGCCAAGCTGTCGGGTGCCCGTTTCGCCCTGCTGCGCGGGCCGATTGCCCGTCTGCATCGCGCCCTGGCGCAGTTCATGATCAACCTGCACGTCACCGAACACGGCTACGAAGAAGCCTACACGCCGTACCTGGTCCAGGCCCCGGCGTTGCAAGGCACCGGCCAGTTGCCGAAGTTCGAGGAGGACCTGTTCAAGATCAGCCGCGACGGCGAGGCTGACCTGTACCTGATCCCGACCGCCGAAGTGTCGCTGACCAACATCGTGGCCGGCGAAATCGTCGACGCCAAGCAGCTGCCGATCAAGTTCGTCGCCCACACGCCGTGCTTCCGCAGTGAAGCCGGGGCGTCGGGCCGTGATACCCGCGGCATGATCCGCCAGCACCAGTTCGATAAGGTTGAGATGGTCCAGATTGTCGAGCCGTCGAAATCCATGGAAGCGCTGGAAAGCCTGACCGCCAACGCCGAGAAGGTCCTGCAACTGCTGGAGCTGCCGTACCGCACGCTGGCCCTGTGCACAGGCGACATGGGCTTTAGCGCAGTCAAGACCTACGACCTGGAAGTCTGGATTCCGAGCCAGGACAAGTACCGCGAGATTTCCTCGTGTTCCAACTGCGGCGACTTCCAGGCCCGTCGCATGCAGGCGCGTTTCCGCAACCCGGAAACCGGCAAGCCGGAACTGGTCCACACTCTCAATGGCTCGGGCCTGGCGGTGGGCCGGACCCTGGTGGCAGTGTTGGAAAACTACCAGCAGGCCGACGGTTCGATCCGCGTGCCTGAGGTGTTGAAACCGTACATGGGCGGCATCGAGGTCATCGGTTAA
- the cysG gene encoding siroheme synthase CysG, producing MDYLPLFHNLRGSRVLVVGGGEIALRKSRLLVDAGALLRVVAPEIEPQLRELVGGSGGECVLRGYQEADLDGCGLIIAATDDEPLNAQVSADAHKRCVPVNVVDAPALCSVIFPAIVDRSPLVIAVSSGGDAPVLARLIRAKLETWIPSTYGQLAGLAARFRSQVKGLFPDVQQRRAFWEEVFQGPIADRQLAGQGAEAERLLQEKIAGQAPNAPGEVYLVGAGPGDPDLLTFRALRLMQQADVVLYDRLVAPAILELCRRDAERIYVGKRRSEHAVPQDQINQQLVDLARQGKRVVRLKGGDPFIFGRGGEEIEELAAHGIPFQVVPGITAASGCAAYAGIPLTHRDYAQSVRFITGHLKDGTSDLPWADLVSPAQTLVFYMGLVGLPVICDELIKHGRAADTPAALIQQGTTSNQRVFTGTLADLPRLVAEHEVHAPTLVIVGEVVQLREKLAWFEGAQGQV from the coding sequence ATGGACTATTTGCCGCTGTTCCACAACCTGCGCGGTAGCCGCGTGCTGGTGGTTGGCGGCGGGGAGATTGCCTTGCGCAAGTCCCGCCTGCTGGTCGATGCCGGCGCGTTGCTGCGGGTGGTCGCGCCGGAGATCGAGCCGCAGTTGCGGGAATTGGTCGGTGGCAGCGGTGGCGAATGCGTCCTGCGTGGTTACCAGGAAGCCGACCTGGACGGCTGCGGCCTGATCATTGCCGCCACCGACGACGAACCTCTCAACGCCCAGGTATCCGCCGACGCCCATAAGCGCTGCGTGCCGGTCAACGTGGTGGACGCGCCGGCGCTGTGCAGCGTGATCTTCCCGGCGATTGTCGACCGCTCGCCCCTGGTGATCGCGGTGTCCAGTGGCGGCGACGCACCAGTGCTGGCGCGGCTGATCCGGGCCAAGCTGGAAACCTGGATTCCTTCGACCTACGGGCAACTGGCCGGGCTGGCGGCGCGTTTTCGCAGCCAGGTCAAAGGCCTGTTCCCGGATGTGCAGCAGCGCCGCGCATTCTGGGAAGAGGTGTTCCAGGGGCCCATCGCCGACCGTCAGTTGGCCGGGCAGGGCGCCGAGGCCGAGCGGCTGTTGCAGGAGAAAATCGCCGGTCAGGCGCCGAACGCGCCGGGTGAGGTTTACCTGGTGGGCGCCGGGCCGGGTGACCCTGACCTGCTGACCTTCCGCGCCCTGCGCCTGATGCAGCAGGCCGACGTGGTGCTGTACGACCGCCTGGTGGCACCGGCGATCCTGGAACTGTGCCGGCGTGATGCCGAGCGGATCTACGTCGGCAAGCGCCGCTCCGAACACGCCGTGCCCCAGGACCAGATCAACCAGCAATTGGTGGACTTGGCCCGACAGGGCAAGCGCGTGGTGCGATTGAAAGGCGGTGATCCGTTCATCTTCGGTCGCGGCGGTGAAGAGATCGAAGAGCTGGCGGCCCACGGCATCCCGTTCCAGGTCGTCCCGGGTATCACGGCGGCCAGTGGTTGCGCGGCCTACGCCGGGATCCCGCTGACCCATCGCGACTATGCCCAGTCGGTGCGTTTCATCACCGGCCATCTCAAGGATGGCACCAGTGACTTGCCGTGGGCGGACCTGGTTTCGCCCGCCCAGACCCTGGTGTTCTACATGGGGTTGGTGGGGCTGCCGGTGATCTGCGACGAGCTGATCAAGCACGGTCGCGCGGCGGATACGCCGGCGGCGTTGATCCAGCAGGGCACGACGTCGAACCAGCGGGTCTTCACCGGCACCCTGGCGGACTTGCCACGGCTGGTGGCTGAGCATGAAGTTCATGCGCCAACGCTGGTGATCGTTGGGGAAGTGGTACAACTGCGCGAGAAATTGGCCTGGTTTGAAGGGGCTCAGGGGCAGGTCTAG